The following nucleotide sequence is from Emys orbicularis isolate rEmyOrb1 chromosome 21, rEmyOrb1.hap1, whole genome shotgun sequence.
GAGCAAGTGCATCTCTCCTACCCAGGTGAGGCTGTCGGGGCCCCGTCTCCAGGCTGGGGGacctggggggaggctgggagcccagctccacGGGGTTATTAATGTTTATATCACTGGGCCTggggtccccagctctgggaggggagcggggtctagtggttagagcaggggctgggagccaggactcctgggttctatcccagctctgggaggggagtggggtctagtggttagagcaggggctgggagccaggactcctgggatctatcccagctctgggaggggagtgggggctagtggttagagcaggggagggctgggagccaagattcctgggttctatctgagctctgggaggggagtggggtctagtggttagagcagggggctgggagccaggactcctgggttctatccgagctctgggaggggagtggggtctagtggttagagcaggggggggctgggagccaggactcctgggttctaccccagctctgggaagggagtggggtctagtggttagagcaagggggctgggagccaggactcctgggttctatcccagctctgggaggtgagtggggactagtggttagagcaggggggctgggagccaggattcctgggttctatcccagctctgggaggtgagtggggactagtggttagagcagggggctgggagccaggattcctgggttctatccgagctctgggaggggagtggggtctagtggttagagcaggggggggctgggagccaggactcctgggttctaccccagctctgggaagggagtggggtctagtggttagagcaagggggctgggagccaggactcctgggttctatcccagctctgggaggtgagtggggactagtggttagagcaggggggctgggaaccaggagtcctgggttctgtcccagctcaGGCAGTGATCACTTTGTCTCACTTCAAGtgagtcccttcccctctctgtgcctcagttcctgcaaactgcaaacacttccctgtctcagtTCCAGGGTGTTGGTGAGATGGGGGAAGGTTGAATCAGTTTCCCAGGCAAATCCAGCTCCTTGGAAACCAGGGTCTGGTTCCGGGCCTGGCCATAGGCCCAACCGGAGGGTCGGAGCAAGAGGATGGAGCTGGAGCAGGGTAGGAGTGGATGGAACCGGCTCTGTGTGGAATTGGCCCTCGTAGCACCTAGACAGAGCCGGTGTGGGGAGCGGGCCGGCGTCCCGGGGAGGACTCGGGCTCTGAGCGCTCATCGGGCTGTTCTAACCCTGGCAGGCGACCCCACCGCCATGACCGTCACCTGGACGACCTTCGACCCGGCCGGCTCCATCGTGGAGTTCGGCCCAGAGCCGGGCGAGGCCTTCACCACCTCCGCCAAGGGCCACGCCAGCCGGTTCGTGGACGGCGGGTGGTTGCGCCGCAGCATGTTCATCCACCGGGTCACCCTGCGGGGCCTGGCCCCCGGGCAGCGCTAcggtgagtgggggccgggcTGCGGCTCCTCTcctggcagggggggggggggggggcccggcGCACTGCAGACTTCATCCGCCAGATGAGGGACAGAGAcacgggggcagggctggagaatGGGCTGCACACGGGAAGGGGAGACCTGGGGACACGCACTGATGGGGGGGCGCCCAGACACCCTGCCACGCTCCCTGACGCCTCGTCACACTCACACGTGCCCCGACACACGCACACGCCCAGCCACATGCGCACGCACTGAGAGGTGgggcacacacacaagcccagtGTCACCCAGCAATATCCACCATCACCAGGTCCAAATCTGCGTTGGGCCCAAATACACCCCAACCCCgagcactcagcccccccccccccccacacacacacggcggggtctagggtgaccagatgtcctgattttaaagggatagtcccaatttttgggtctttttcttatataggctcctattaccccccacaccctgtcccgatttttcacacttgctgtctggtcaccctacaggcgTCTGAGtctctccctgctcttcccctgtaGCTTATCGCTGCGGGAGCCcgctgggctggagcaggctctacGGCTTCCGGGCTCTGCAGAATGGCACCGACTGGAGCCCGCGTCTCGCTGTCTTCGGTGACATGGGGAACATcaacccccagtccctgcccaggcTCCAGCGCGACACGCAGCAGGACATGTACGACGCGATCCTGCACGTAGGTCGGTGTCACGCCGCGCTCCCCCCAGGTTCCTGGGATCGGGGCTGGAGAAGGGACgggctcagggggcggggatgggacacggggccttttccctctagggggcgctggtgatccggccccagggcaggagacTGGCTGCCTCAAGGGTCGGGGAATGGGACATGTGGCCTtttccctctagggggcgctggtgatctggccccagggcagggactggctggctcaagggTCGGGGAATGGGACATGTGGCCTTTCCCCTTTAGGGGGCGCTGGTGATCTGGTCCCAGGGCaggagactggctggctcagggggcagggaatgggacacggggccttttcCCTCTcgggggcgccagctcccatcccATCCATGTCAGGAATGACCGACAGTCATCCCCATCTCATGACCCGTTGGTGCCCCCTGGAATGAACTCGCTGGGTCTGTGTCCAGGGCCCACGTCCCCCAAAGCACTGCCAGGGGCACTAACTGCCCCCCTCTTTGGGGATCTCAGCCCAGGACTGGACTCACCTCTCAGTTAAGGAgcgcccctctcccctccagagaTTAGGGCAGGATTCGGGGGGCATCAAGCCAGCACTGTTGGCTTAATAATGGGGGGGTAACCCCCAATCTGGGTAAAATCTCCCCCAGgccatcccctgcccccagggcagagcagccGATTCACTGTGATCCTCTTGTCTTTCCCAGGGGATTTTGCCTATGACATGGACCAGGTAAATTCTGTAGCCACGCTGCCTCCTGCGCCTTCCCTTCTCCTCCGGCTGCGCCCCATCCCGCTCCCCTCCACGTTCGGGGGGCTGGCCCCACTCGCTGGCGTCTCTGCGGTGGAGATCCAGGGCCGACGTCGGGAGGGATCCCCCAGGAgaaggggctgtgtgctcagctcCAAGGGTTTCTGGGCCCCCACGAATGCACGTCCACCTGTGTGCGTCCCCACCCGGCCTGGTCGGGTATCTCTCCCCTGCGTGTCTCATGGACTCAGCGAGGTTTAcaaagctgctccagccctggagctaaCCCAGCTGGCAGAGGCTGGCACGTGGGTTTGATTCCCGTACACGGCGACTTGCCCAGGAGGCCGGTATTATGAGCCCAGGCCCATGGGAGATTGGAGCTGCTTTGGGATGTGCCAGGGAGCTGTGTCGCCTACGATGGGAATTGAAGCAACAATGGCAGGCGGGTTGGGCCCGtccaccccactccccatcctTGCCCTGGTGGCCATGTATGCAAACCCACACGCGTGTTGCATTTGCACACGGATCTGCCCACCCATTTCCATGCACGTGGCCATACAGCCCCCAGGTGTGTAAATGCGCTCCGAGGGCACAGCATTCCCAGGTGCCTCGGCTGATGCGACTCTCTCTGGGGTGTAGTGTAACGCCATGGTCGGAGACGCCTTCATGCGCAAGATCGAGCCCGTCGCAGCGTCGGTGCCGTATATGACGTGCCCGGGGAACCACGAGGAGAAATAGTGAGTGGGCGGATCTCGCACGGGGTGCCTATGGGCGCGACggctggctctgctcctccctcacctcagccaccccccagctctctcccctttccccaccccagacGCTGCCCGCGGATTCCCTCCCAGCCTTGGCCACTGACCTCTGGTGGGGTTTATTTGCTCCATGCTTGAACAGCGCCCCCTGTCGGACACACGCAAGACGTGCCCCTGCAGGGAACTGCCAGAGCACCTGGGCTCAGAGGGGATTTCTGGGTCTATACGGGCTGATGGgattatgggggaggggggtttgttGCCCTGGGAGCCTCTCAGCCTgcggttggggtgggggaagaggtggcggAGCCGGAGGTGTCTCCATCTGCTCCCGGAGAGGGACTAGGAGCGGCAGCCTAGAGGCCAGGGTGAGGGGTGCATTACGGATGCTTGAGATGCCAGTCTGAGAATTGGGAGGGGGCCGGATTaaatccacccccccacaccctccctcacacacacccactgcagcccctaattgttctttcccccccccccagcaacttcTCCAACTACCGTGCCCGATTCAGCATGCCCGGTGACACGGAGGGCCTGTGGTACAGGTGAGCACCCCGCCTGGCCCCCAGGGGGCAGCGTTCCAGCCCCAGGCGCCCGACCCCGGCAGAGGTGCAGGGGGATAAGAACACCAGGGGCAGGAATCTCTGGGCCTGGCTGTGCTTGGTTAGAGTGGGGGGCCGGGGGGctgggacgcctgggttctatccccagccctgtgaggacagtggagtctagtggttagagcaggggggctgggagccaggactcctgggttctatccccagccctgggaggggagcagggaggactgGGAGCCGGGTTCTATTGCTGCTACTAACTccctgtgtgtgttgaggggcaTGCTGCTTCCCCCattgcgtgcctcagtttcctcccagCATAGCACAGGGCTCATCCTTTGCCCTCCCTCCCTTGTCACCGTATGAttctgcttctctgccctccagcTGGGACGTCGGCCCTGCCCACATCATCTCCTTCTCCACCGAGGTGTATTTCTACCTGAACTATGGCCGCCACCTCGTCCAGGAGCAGTACCAATGGCTACAGAGAGACCTACAGGTagacccacccccccaacccctagCCCTCCTGTCTGCCCGCCCGCCCAGACTGTCTCGctcacagactctctctctcccccttggcGGCAGGAGGCCACGCGGCCGGATCGGCGCCGGCGCCACCCGTGGATCATCACCATGGGGCACCGGCCCATGTACTGCTCCAACAACGACCTCGACGACTGCACGCAGCACGAGAGCAtcgtgagtggggcgggggggggcgctgcagAGGAGGGAGGCGGATGCTCTTGCACCCAGCGGGCAGGGGGAGGCGGGCGGGGAGCCGAGTGGGGACCGGCAGACTTATCCAGGGAGGCCGTTCCACGTGGCGTGGGGGGGACCTCGCTGGAGGGCCTTAGAGAGAGAATGTGGGGTAACCCGCCAGGGCCCCCTCCAGCTGCTGATCCCCCCCCACTGTCTTTCCCCTCAGGTTCGCCGAGGGCTCCCCCAACATCTGTACGGCCTGGAGGACCTGTTCTATAAATACGGTACCCACTGCCCATTCCTCCAGCCTCCTCCGGTGGCGCCCCCTAGGGGGGAACCTGGGAAGCTCCCCCTGCAGGACGTATGCTGGGGCTgtcagctggagccccggggcaacaggaggaggggaggggtgacacCAAGGCGCTTTGGGGGCTCACGCCAACCAGGACGGGCTTCTGTCACCCCCTGAGTGCCTCTGTGTCCGGCAGCCctggcccagagccctgcccccagcagccgTGGGGATGAGCCAGCCTGGGTACTGATGCAGGGAGACCCCAACGGCCCAGTCCCTCTCCCCGGGCACTCCCGGACGGCAGcgacagagcccacaccccagggACTTCGGCCCCCCGGCACCTTTCTCAGCTCTGGCCCCGGGTGACGGATGCCCCAAAGGACTTTTCTGCTTCGATCTCCCACCATCTACTGTCTCTGTTTCCAGCACCGCGAAGGATTCCTGGGGGCGCAGGCTCCGTCCCCAGCCGGGCTGGTTAAGcggcctgcccccctccccacccgctcGTTTAGCTGGATGGCTTTGGTTACTTTTTTCATTGCCCTCCGAGGTCTGGCCTGGCTCAGTTTACCCCGCAGGCCCAGGAAAGCGGGCGGCCCAACGTTACTTTCTCTAGGGCCGGCTGGGTTTAGGTACTGGCTTGCGTAACTCCTTTCCACGCCTGTTCCCAGCCCACCTCGCTCATTCTTTCTACGCTGCCCGTACAAGGCCCAGCGGGTCCCCGGTTGGTATATGATCCCTGCCATATGTCCTTGTAGAGACACACATTCTGACAGCGGCGTGTTGGGGCAATGAGTGTTTCTTTGCCCATCTCCTGCCCGGGCTCTCCTGCGATTCACCTGGGCCACACCCAatctcttaaagggccagctcgcCCGGCAAcagggccccagggcagagcacGCCTCGGCCCCCAATCCAGCTATGGGTCTAAGATCCAGTGGCCAGAGTCCTGAGCCGGTGCTGTCCTCTCTTCACCAGGTGTCGACCTAGAGCTGTGGGCCCATGAACACTCCTACGAGAGGCTGTGGCCTGTCTACAACTACCAGGTGACTCCTGATTGGCGGGTGGATGGGTGGGGGTCTCTCCGGGGTCGCTGTCCGGCCTGGTTAGGGGATTGAGTCCGAGATCTGAGTCTGAAACGACCCCATCTGCCTTCCCCCGCTGCAGGTCTACAACGGCAGTGCCAAATCGCCCTACACCAACCCCCGGGCGCCCGTCCACATCATCACCGGATCGGCCGTAAGTGACAGCTGGGACCCGAGCCTGGTAGCGCACCCAGCACCATCCGCCCATGCCAGCCTCTGCTCGCCTTGCGAGTCAATGGTGACGCCTACTGCTGACCGCCACGGGGCCGGGTGTCTCTGCCCGcggtttaagggcctgatcctgttaaGCGCCAGACACCTCCCAagtggtgctgagtgccctcggatcccattgaaattcagtgtggGCGCTTCCAGGATTGGGGCTTAATTTAGAGGCCTGTTGGGGGGGTTAGTTTAAGGGCAAGAGTACGAGGAGCGGAGCCTGATCCTGTCCTAGGACAGTCCTGCTGCGTGGGGGTGTGGCAGGATTGGACCCCAGCTGCccaggggatggatggaggagtggggagggggcggtgaGTGTAAGAGGCTCCATGAGAAGATGGAGGGATCGGGGGAGGAGACGTGAAGCTGGGAGCAGGCTgagaagagggaaactgaggcacgggcaaGGCAGCAATTCgcccaagggcaccggggtctccATCCAATGCTCTatctgctaggccgcgctgccttGAAAGGGTAGGGGGTGGAGGGATTGAtgtgcagtggaggtggggctgAGGCAGCGGGAGGAGGAGTTGAGCTGGGtccgcccccccccacatggTGATGCAAtgggctctgcccccctcccctccgcagGGCTGTAAGGAGAGGCTGACCTGCTTCGTCCCCAACCCACGGGAGTGGAGCGCCCTGCGCATCGAGGACTACGGCTACACGCGCCTGCAAATCCTCAACCGCAGCCACATCTGGCTGGAGCAAGTGTCCGACGACCAGGTATGGCACGGCTGGCGGATGGACCCCCCAACTCCCACCCCGTCCTGCCCGGTCCGATCGCGGCCTGGGCAGGCTCAATGTGCGTTGCACTGTGCAGTGGACCCATTGCAGGGGTATCTGGGCACTGAAcattaaccactagaccccactcccctcccagagtcctggatagaacccaggcgtcctgactcccagccccccctgctctaaccactggaccccactcccctcccagagtcctggatagaacccaggcgtcctaacgcccagcccccctgctctaaccactagaccccactccccttccagaaccaaggatagaacccagaagccctgactcccagcacccctctgctctaaccattagacatcACTCCCCTCCCGCAActggggagaggacccaggagtcctgattcccacccccccacccccagctctacccactgggcccccccccccctctgattgCTCCCACCTGTGCCCAGCTGTCTGTACACACCCTGTCCAGCGTCACCACCTGGACAGCTCCCGCCATAGCAACCTCTCCCTGAATCTTAGCGGCACCCACAGGGTGTCACCACGAGGCAGTAGCAGAGAAGGGAAACCCTGGGGGTAAAGCAGCCCTGAACTCTCCTCCAGCCTAGGGTGGGCAAAGTCTGGAGCTGGGCGGCTCTGGAGAAAGGCACGGGAAACATTTGGGCTTGTCCAGCTCCAAGCGGCTATAGGGGGaaagcagggaggggagtggggtctagtgagtagagcggggaggggggctgggtgtaGGTGCCGAAGGCTGTTGGGAATCTGGCTCCTGTCTGGCGGGAGCCGGGCGGGAAGCCGGGCAGATCCCTGCTGTTTTGGTGGGTTCACACTGGAAACACGCCTGAGCCATGGAATCCGGATTGGAACCTCCCAGAGTTCTCCCCACCTCTCTCTAGAGCAGCCTCACCTTGAGTTCAAACCCTCAGGTCTTGATTCCCAGCCTTCCCTGCTCTAAgtgctagaccccactcccctcccagcgttAGGAGTAAATCCAAACCCGGGTAGCTGTGGTTTGCTAAACGTGGATGTTTCCTTCGTTAGAAACGTGATCATCAACTTCATTTGAATCCTTAATCGGTGCTTCAGATCAAGGGGGGGTGCGGGGGAAGGGTTTGGTAAAATCCAGaatgtgggaggggaaatagcTGTAGAGATCTGGGGGGATGAGGCACATCTTCATGCCCCTGGGGATAGACTGCAATCCCACCGCTGCCACAAGTGTGAACTTTCCCCCTTTGTGGTCCCAATCCATCCCTCCCGTCCCCATTCCCGACACGTTACCATAGACCCG
It contains:
- the LOC135893166 gene encoding acid phosphatase type 7-like encodes the protein MGLHGWLCLVLPWVLCQGTSRTQPEQVHLSYPGDPTAMTVTWTTFDPAGSIVEFGPEPGEAFTTSAKGHASRFVDGGWLRRSMFIHRVTLRGLAPGQRYAYRCGSPLGWSRLYGFRALQNGTDWSPRLAVFGDMGNINPQSLPRLQRDTQQDMYDAILHVGDFAYDMDQCNAMVGDAFMRKIEPVAASVPYMTCPGNHEEKYNFSNYRARFSMPGDTEGLWYSWDVGPAHIISFSTEVYFYLNYGRHLVQEQYQWLQRDLQEATRPDRRRRHPWIITMGHRPMYCSNNDLDDCTQHESIVRRGLPQHLYGLEDLFYKYGVDLELWAHEHSYERLWPVYNYQVYNGSAKSPYTNPRAPVHIITGSAGCKERLTCFVPNPREWSALRIEDYGYTRLQILNRSHIWLEQVSDDQDGKVVDGIWLIKELHGPKAWH